The following are encoded in a window of Ferribacterium limneticum genomic DNA:
- a CDS encoding CHASE domain-containing protein, with amino-acid sequence MKKPRPSPFDNTQTGRYLPQFLLHEGGAWIALCIILAITAVLYGIVRQSTEEQIYQRFLYRAEQERSTLLFRLQAHAQVLRGAAAFVEASDNVTRDEWQNYVRNLHLDKTLPGIQATGFSLMIQPRDKAAHEQMVRSQGFPGYAIKPDGRREQYSSIVFLEPFSDLNQRAFGYDMFSEPVRRRAMERARDSGEAALSRKITLLQENQAQPLPGFLIYLPVFGSGLPHDSIEERRAALLGFSYAAFRAGDLLGGIFNPDNKDVEIELYDTAIAPENLLFDSHLAHKGSSYGRQRVTLPIEFGGHQWMAQLRSSPEFDRITRTPLPLSIAIGGILGALVVFFWLRRNERYRRHITSYAERLGKNEKRLRTLIDTLPDIVCLKDGEGRWTEANTVLLRMLGLSNTDYRGSTSQELATSGRFDTAPLRMLAASDEAVWSNGECLHDEFIFRDSAGSEQVFDIAKVPLFGADGSRQALVMVGHDITPRVHVEKELRSAERKFRGLVEQSLAGVYIIQGQYFRYVNPWFAKVFGYDSPEEIIDRVTVIDLVAPQDRQKVADNVRRRESGEIEALHYGFTGQCRDGNTVEVEVFGTSVDYEGQPAVIGIVIDVSKRKQAEAELQRYRTHLEELVASRTADLELAKEAAETANRAKSTFLANMSHELRTPMNAIIGLTHIVSRRSSDPDQREKLGKVDKAAGHLLCLLNDILDLSKIDAERLKLEQTSLHLGVIIANIESLVGDKLTAKGLQFKLDIDRQLAETELLGDPLRLQQILLNLVDNAAKFTDRGSVSIRATTAAETAHTLTACLAIQDTGIGIPPEALERIFSPFEQADGSTSRRHGGTGLGLAIVRRLIRLMNGRLELDSTPGEGTTFTLTIGFDKAAPETASPSTAPPGEADDTWLGSFSGKHVLLAEDDPINQEVALELLQYLPGLVIDVADDGAVALERASKKRYDLIIMDMQMPNMDGLAATAAIRRLPGYAATPILAMTANAFTEDKARCLAAGMSDFIAKPVKPELLYAKLGQWLDTKAESA; translated from the coding sequence GTGAAAAAGCCTAGGCCAAGCCCGTTCGACAACACCCAAACTGGCCGCTATCTTCCGCAGTTCCTGCTGCATGAAGGTGGCGCCTGGATTGCGCTTTGCATCATTCTGGCCATCACGGCAGTGCTCTACGGCATCGTTCGGCAAAGCACCGAGGAACAGATTTACCAGCGATTCCTGTACCGGGCCGAACAGGAGCGGAGCACCCTGCTCTTTCGCCTTCAGGCCCACGCCCAGGTCTTGCGCGGCGCCGCCGCCTTCGTCGAGGCGAGCGATAACGTCACCCGCGACGAGTGGCAGAACTATGTGCGCAACCTGCACCTCGACAAAACGCTGCCGGGCATTCAGGCCACCGGCTTTTCACTGATGATCCAGCCGCGCGACAAGGCGGCGCATGAGCAAATGGTCCGGAGCCAAGGCTTTCCGGGCTACGCCATCAAGCCCGACGGAAGACGCGAGCAGTACAGCAGTATCGTTTTTCTCGAACCGTTCTCCGACCTCAATCAGCGCGCTTTCGGCTACGACATGTTCTCCGAACCGGTTCGCCGACGGGCTATGGAACGGGCGCGGGACAGCGGCGAAGCAGCCTTGTCGAGAAAAATAACGCTGCTCCAGGAAAACCAGGCTCAGCCCCTGCCGGGCTTCCTGATTTATCTGCCGGTATTCGGCAGCGGCCTCCCGCATGACAGCATCGAGGAGCGCCGGGCCGCGCTGCTCGGTTTCAGCTATGCCGCTTTCCGCGCTGGTGACCTGCTCGGCGGCATCTTCAACCCGGACAACAAGGACGTCGAAATCGAGTTGTACGACACGGCAATCGCGCCGGAAAATCTGCTTTTTGACTCGCACCTGGCGCACAAGGGGAGCAGTTACGGGCGCCAGCGCGTCACGCTGCCGATCGAATTTGGCGGCCACCAGTGGATGGCCCAACTGCGCAGCAGTCCGGAGTTCGACCGCATAACCCGGACGCCATTGCCGTTGAGTATCGCCATCGGCGGCATTCTGGGCGCCCTAGTGGTGTTTTTCTGGCTGCGCCGCAACGAGCGCTACAGACGGCACATCACGAGCTACGCCGAGCGCCTGGGCAAGAACGAGAAACGCCTGAGAACGCTGATCGATACCCTGCCCGACATCGTCTGCCTGAAGGATGGGGAAGGCCGCTGGACGGAGGCCAACACCGTCCTGCTGCGCATGCTGGGCCTGAGCAACACCGATTACCGCGGCTCGACCAGCCAGGAGCTGGCCACCTCGGGTCGGTTCGATACGGCGCCACTCCGCATGCTGGCGGCTTCGGACGAGGCCGTCTGGAGCAATGGCGAATGCCTGCATGACGAATTTATTTTCCGCGACAGCGCCGGCAGCGAACAGGTTTTCGACATCGCCAAGGTGCCCCTGTTTGGGGCCGACGGCAGCCGGCAGGCGCTGGTCATGGTCGGCCACGACATCACGCCGCGCGTCCATGTCGAAAAGGAACTGCGCTCGGCCGAGCGCAAATTCCGCGGCCTGGTCGAGCAGTCGCTGGCCGGGGTCTATATCATCCAGGGGCAGTATTTCCGCTACGTCAATCCGTGGTTTGCCAAGGTCTTTGGCTACGACTCGCCGGAGGAAATCATCGACCGGGTCACGGTCATCGACCTGGTCGCCCCGCAAGACCGGCAGAAGGTTGCCGACAATGTCCGGCGCCGGGAAAGCGGCGAAATCGAGGCCCTGCACTATGGTTTTACTGGCCAGTGCCGGGATGGCAACACGGTAGAGGTCGAAGTATTTGGCACCTCGGTGGATTACGAAGGCCAGCCGGCGGTGATCGGGATCGTCATCGATGTCAGCAAACGCAAGCAGGCCGAGGCTGAACTGCAACGTTACCGGACACACCTCGAGGAACTCGTCGCTTCCCGCACGGCTGACCTCGAACTGGCCAAGGAGGCCGCCGAAACGGCCAATCGGGCCAAGAGCACTTTCCTGGCCAACATGAGCCATGAACTGCGCACGCCGATGAATGCCATCATCGGCCTGACGCACATCGTGAGCCGGCGGAGCAGCGACCCGGATCAACGCGAAAAGCTGGGCAAGGTCGACAAGGCTGCCGGCCACTTGCTGTGCCTGCTCAACGACATTCTCGACCTGTCGAAAATCGACGCCGAACGACTCAAGCTGGAGCAGACGTCATTGCACCTTGGCGTCATCATCGCCAACATTGAAAGCCTGGTCGGCGACAAGCTGACGGCCAAGGGGCTGCAATTCAAACTCGACATCGACCGGCAACTGGCCGAGACGGAATTGCTCGGTGACCCGTTGCGCCTGCAGCAGATCCTGCTCAACCTGGTCGACAACGCCGCCAAATTCACCGATCGGGGCAGCGTTTCAATCCGCGCCACGACGGCCGCCGAGACGGCGCACACCCTGACGGCTTGCCTGGCCATTCAGGACACCGGCATCGGCATCCCGCCCGAGGCACTGGAGCGCATCTTCTCGCCTTTCGAACAGGCCGACGGATCAACCAGCCGGCGCCATGGCGGAACAGGTCTGGGCCTGGCCATCGTCCGCCGACTGATCCGGCTCATGAACGGCAGACTGGAACTGGACAGCACGCCGGGCGAAGGCACCACCTTCACGCTGACCATAGGTTTCGACAAGGCGGCGCCCGAGACGGCCTCACCGTCCACCGCGCCGCCCGGTGAGGCGGACGACACCTGGCTCGGCAGCTTCAGCGGCAAGCACGTGCTGCTGGCGGAAGATGACCCGATCAACCAGGAAGTCGCACTCGAACTGCTGCAATACCTGCCCGGCCTGGTGATCGAT
- a CDS encoding response regulator, whose product MALTTSLADLAIILVEPSQMQAHLVSRMLEHQGVKKVTTVDTASAALVALKAESANVIVISSLYLPDLAGTELVAAMRADPDFETVPFILVSSETRPQVLEPVRQSGACSIVAKPFNEQQLSRALYAAADYLNPPEDLDVAEIENLRVLLVDDSPTSRRHLRRLLTELGIERITEAVNGKEAVALLEQAMVDLVITDYNMPEMDGRELTEYIRTQSWQAEVPVLMVTSEQNMGRLAAVERAGVSAICDKPFEAGSIRRLISEALTR is encoded by the coding sequence ATGGCACTGACTACCTCGCTGGCTGACCTGGCTATCATTCTTGTCGAGCCGTCACAGATGCAGGCGCATCTGGTCAGCCGCATGCTTGAGCATCAGGGCGTCAAAAAAGTCACCACGGTCGACACGGCTAGTGCGGCGCTGGTGGCACTCAAGGCTGAAAGCGCCAATGTCATCGTGATCAGCAGCCTCTACCTGCCTGATCTGGCTGGCACCGAACTGGTTGCTGCCATGCGTGCCGATCCCGATTTCGAGACCGTGCCCTTCATTCTCGTCTCCAGCGAAACCCGGCCGCAGGTGCTCGAACCGGTGCGCCAATCCGGCGCCTGCAGCATCGTCGCCAAGCCCTTCAACGAACAGCAGCTGTCGCGTGCGCTCTATGCCGCCGCCGATTACCTGAACCCGCCGGAAGATCTTGATGTGGCGGAAATCGAAAATCTGCGCGTCCTGCTCGTCGATGACAGCCCGACGTCGCGCCGTCATTTGCGCCGGCTGCTCACCGAGCTGGGCATCGAACGCATCACCGAGGCGGTCAATGGCAAGGAGGCGGTGGCCTTGCTCGAACAGGCCATGGTCGACCTGGTGATTACCGACTACAACATGCCGGAAATGGACGGTCGCGAACTGACCGAATACATCCGCACGCAAAGCTGGCAGGCCGAGGTGCCGGTGCTCATGGTGACCAGCGAACAGAACATGGGCCGCCTGGCCGCCGTCGAGCGGGCCGGCGTTTCGGCCATCTGCGACAAACCCTTCGAGGCCGGCAGCATTCGCCGCCTGATCAGCGAAGCGCTGACCCGCTAA
- a CDS encoding SdiA-regulated domain-containing protein produces MKLKHLFLALAAAGSFAAHAADSLNLANYAVSGVYSLDAFNGTSGGISGLEASAVTYAQDRGSLFFVGDEGTGVIEISKTGQTLGYMSFDWANTGSTKHDTEGLTYLGGGVLVVGEERLYDAYRFSYAAGGTAALANSSVSISNATVGNSGMEGISYDARNGGSFVTVKQEGPEDILGGTLSFASGGGVANMTQLFNPSSLGLATLSDVQTLSGVNSLVGTTAADNLLILSLGSNTLLEVTRSGVIKSSLDLAGIVPHNAIEGVTIDEKGVIYLVAEQEQDGSVLDSLARSRLIVLAAPVPEPETYAMLLAGLGLLGAVARRRKLAA; encoded by the coding sequence ATGAAACTCAAACATTTGTTTCTCGCCCTTGCCGCCGCCGGCAGCTTTGCCGCGCACGCTGCGGATTCCCTGAATCTGGCCAATTACGCGGTGAGCGGCGTCTATTCGCTGGATGCGTTTAACGGCACCAGCGGCGGCATTTCCGGCCTGGAAGCCTCGGCCGTAACCTACGCTCAGGATCGTGGCTCGCTATTCTTCGTCGGCGACGAAGGCACCGGCGTCATAGAAATCTCCAAGACCGGCCAGACGCTCGGCTACATGAGCTTCGACTGGGCCAATACCGGCAGTACCAAACATGACACCGAAGGCCTGACCTATCTGGGCGGTGGCGTTCTGGTCGTCGGCGAAGAGCGCCTGTACGACGCCTATCGCTTCAGCTACGCGGCTGGCGGTACTGCCGCTTTGGCCAACAGCAGCGTGTCGATCAGCAACGCCACCGTCGGCAATAGCGGCATGGAAGGCATCAGCTACGATGCACGCAATGGCGGCAGCTTCGTTACCGTCAAGCAGGAAGGCCCGGAAGACATTCTTGGCGGCACCCTGAGCTTCGCCTCGGGCGGCGGTGTGGCCAACATGACGCAACTGTTCAACCCCAGCTCCCTCGGTCTGGCAACGCTGTCTGACGTCCAGACACTCTCCGGCGTCAATTCGCTGGTTGGCACCACGGCTGCCGACAACCTGCTGATTCTCAGCCTGGGTTCGAACACCCTGCTTGAAGTCACCCGCAGCGGTGTCATCAAGAGCAGCCTCGATCTGGCCGGTATCGTTCCGCACAACGCAATCGAAGGCGTGACCATCGACGAAAAGGGCGTCATCTATCTGGTTGCCGAGCAGGAGCAGGACGGCAGCGTACTCGACAGCCTGGCTCGTTCGCGGCTCATCGTGCTGGCCGCGCCGGTTCCCGAGCCGGAAACCTACGCCATGTTGCTGGCCGGTCTTGGTCTGCTCGGCGCCGTGGCCCGCCGCAGGAAGCTGGCGGCCTGA
- a CDS encoding FxDxF family PEP-CTERM protein, giving the protein MSNSLRYLAAAVLAATSFAASAAVTITEVAPWSSGNSPVGADWFELTNTGSSAVDITGWKVDDSSNSFAAGAALNGITNIAAGQSVIFLEGNAAKTELFKTNWFGGSVPAGLAVGYYSGSGIGLSTSSDALNIFNASGALQAKVTFGASDSSSPYQSFDNAAGLNNTAVSQLSVVGINGAFVAANSASEIGSPGSIAAVPEPETYAMLLAGLGLIGAVARKRQH; this is encoded by the coding sequence GTGAGCAACTCTTTGCGTTACCTCGCCGCGGCTGTGTTGGCAGCCACCTCGTTTGCTGCGTCCGCCGCCGTTACCATCACCGAAGTCGCTCCGTGGAGCAGCGGCAATTCGCCGGTAGGCGCCGACTGGTTCGAACTGACCAATACCGGTAGCAGCGCGGTCGACATCACCGGCTGGAAGGTGGATGACAGCTCGAATTCGTTTGCTGCTGGCGCAGCCCTTAACGGTATTACCAACATTGCGGCTGGCCAATCGGTGATTTTTCTCGAAGGGAATGCTGCCAAAACCGAACTCTTCAAGACCAACTGGTTTGGCGGCAGCGTTCCGGCCGGCTTGGCCGTTGGCTATTACAGTGGCTCGGGCATCGGCCTGAGCACCAGCAGCGACGCGCTCAATATTTTCAACGCCTCCGGCGCCCTGCAGGCCAAGGTTACCTTCGGCGCATCGGATTCGAGCTCGCCTTACCAGAGCTTTGACAACGCTGCCGGCCTCAACAACACGGCCGTTTCCCAGCTTAGCGTCGTCGGTATCAACGGCGCCTTCGTGGCCGCCAACAGCGCGAGCGAAATCGGTTCGCCGGGCAGCATCGCCGCCGTTCCGGAGCCGGAAACCTACGCCATGCTGCTGGCTGGTCTTGGCCTCATCGGCGCCGTGGCACGCAAGCGTCAACACTGA
- a CDS encoding exo-alpha-sialidase: MPFSYRPVLLFLFTAALAGAFWRTPAPGAPGFAQPPATTPSTLPPLFVNEMLWRDAGLAAAAPNLTELPDGRIAAAWLAGPEDAMSIHFSVRDRGGWRSPVLIATAESTAGGTFAQIGRLGNPVLHAEGSWLHLWYASSTLGSSINHSVSTDGGKSWSKPARLQTSPFANFGGAVRTAPVPLADGGLGLAISHDFIGQHGEWLHLSPTGQILDKARLAATTSTLQPAVAALDEQRAMAVLRDAGPAPGSVRVATTDNGGQRWQAGEALAVANPNSSVALLRLKSGWLLLAGNPASGRQALLLWLSADQGKTWQEVRTVETAPDGGADYGNPSLLLGRDGRIHLAYDWRRQGIKHVVFSEAWLDGGQP, translated from the coding sequence ATGCCGTTTTCCTACCGCCCCGTCCTGCTTTTCCTGTTCACTGCGGCGCTGGCCGGGGCTTTCTGGCGCACCCCGGCGCCCGGTGCACCAGGATTCGCCCAACCTCCGGCAACCACGCCATCGACGCTGCCGCCACTCTTCGTTAATGAAATGCTGTGGCGCGATGCAGGATTGGCCGCTGCTGCCCCCAACCTGACCGAATTGCCCGATGGCCGCATTGCCGCGGCCTGGCTGGCCGGCCCGGAAGACGCCATGAGCATCCACTTCAGCGTGCGCGATCGTGGCGGCTGGCGCAGCCCGGTGCTCATCGCCACGGCCGAAAGCACGGCCGGCGGCACCTTTGCCCAGATCGGCCGGCTTGGCAACCCGGTCCTGCATGCCGAAGGGAGCTGGCTGCATCTGTGGTACGCCAGCAGCACGCTGGGCAGCTCGATCAACCATAGCGTGTCGACCGATGGCGGCAAGAGCTGGAGCAAGCCGGCCCGCCTGCAAACCTCGCCGTTCGCCAATTTCGGCGGCGCCGTGCGGACCGCCCCCGTGCCGCTGGCCGATGGCGGCCTGGGGCTGGCGATCAGCCACGACTTTATCGGCCAGCACGGTGAATGGCTGCACCTGTCGCCCACCGGGCAGATTCTCGACAAGGCTCGCCTGGCCGCCACAACCAGCACGCTGCAACCGGCCGTCGCCGCCCTCGACGAACAGCGGGCAATGGCCGTCCTGCGCGATGCCGGCCCGGCGCCCGGCTCGGTCCGGGTGGCGACGACGGACAACGGTGGCCAGCGCTGGCAGGCCGGCGAAGCCCTTGCCGTGGCCAATCCGAATTCCTCCGTCGCCCTGCTGCGCCTGAAGAGCGGCTGGCTGCTACTCGCCGGCAACCCGGCCAGCGGGCGGCAAGCCTTGTTGCTCTGGTTGTCGGCCGATCAGGGCAAAACCTGGCAGGAAGTGCGCACGGTCGAAACCGCCCCCGATGGCGGCGCCGACTACGGCAACCCGTCCCTGCTGCTCGGCCGCGACGGGCGCATCCACCTCGCCTACGACTGGCGCCGGCAAGGCATCAAACACGTTGTTTTCAGCGAAGCCTGGCTCGATGGAGGGCAGCCATGA
- a CDS encoding putative bifunctional diguanylate cyclase/phosphodiesterase, producing the protein MRIKYFVFGASAVVAALFFGGAYWSLDRIFDNVVRANAARASEATTRITFASMYQLMSQGWRRSQADAFLHAIAAAGKENGLTVQIYRSQVVVDLYDEIEQPPFDADLTTVVASGKPLRRDTVDYSRHIYPLVAEAKCLRCHRNAEVGAVLGAVEVRQEYASLLADARRDLYLAFALLVPLAALLAGAAVWWVGRRIEGSLEGLQADFDQVNAVGDLRRIAMAEHDFGFVELNRVFAGLGRLLEKLRAIAVDKDILMFEIGLLEKFVITSDVVRDWREYVGRLLVDINSVLPAHTLFSIFKIDDEMFDLEVFWLGPVTERTRIMMEQHIRKELAALPSFGDIGVCNIHHHLSGTQGEPIELSEDEVALRVKSFFVDKPKIGGIVGIGVHAGVLDDETRYLVMDSVLSTLLNVVGSVKAIYKYTRDLEYYATRDPLTDLFNQRVFWELSSYEIGRAKRHGYSFGLLLIDLDNFKLVNDNYGHTVGDTYLQRLARQVQGALRDGDILARYGGDEFVVLLPEAETDAVVMVAERVRQAIESLDVATPQDAHVRGTASIGLAVFPDHADNAKDLLLFADNMMYRAKAAGKGQVTVPTQDDIVSVFRDITQKSVMVLEAIEAKRVVPFFQPILDIAERKIVAYEVLSRIELDGQVIRADEFVEIAEKIGVIHRLDMLVIEQALTILSAQGHRGEIFINLSPRALVFNEFARDLRRLVTKSGILPQNIVFEITERDTVKNLSLLERFLNDLKSDGFKLAIDDFGSGFSSFHYLRRFPIDYLKIEGDFIANMLNSEKDRTFVTSIRSLARDMGITVVAEYVESAEVLEELVGLEVQRAQGYYIGRPARNLLPVDWQPAG; encoded by the coding sequence ATGCGGATTAAATACTTCGTATTCGGCGCATCGGCTGTCGTCGCGGCGCTTTTCTTCGGTGGCGCCTATTGGTCGCTCGATCGTATTTTTGACAATGTCGTACGGGCCAATGCGGCCCGCGCCTCCGAAGCGACCACTCGAATTACCTTTGCCTCGATGTACCAGCTGATGAGCCAGGGTTGGCGACGCAGCCAGGCCGATGCCTTTCTGCATGCGATCGCCGCGGCCGGCAAGGAAAACGGGCTGACCGTGCAGATTTACCGCAGCCAGGTTGTCGTCGATCTTTACGATGAAATCGAGCAGCCGCCGTTCGATGCCGATCTGACGACCGTGGTTGCCAGCGGCAAGCCCCTGCGGCGCGATACGGTCGATTACTCTCGCCACATCTACCCGCTGGTTGCCGAGGCCAAGTGTCTGCGCTGCCACCGTAATGCCGAGGTTGGAGCTGTCCTCGGCGCAGTCGAAGTTCGCCAGGAATACGCCAGCCTGCTGGCCGATGCCCGGCGCGACCTGTACCTGGCTTTTGCCCTGCTCGTGCCATTGGCGGCCTTGCTGGCCGGCGCGGCCGTGTGGTGGGTCGGGCGGCGGATCGAAGGCTCGCTTGAAGGCCTCCAGGCGGATTTCGATCAGGTCAATGCGGTCGGCGATTTGCGGCGGATTGCCATGGCCGAACACGACTTTGGTTTTGTCGAACTGAATCGCGTTTTTGCCGGGCTCGGCCGCTTGCTGGAAAAACTGCGCGCGATTGCCGTCGACAAGGACATCCTGATGTTCGAGATCGGGCTGCTCGAAAAATTCGTCATTACCTCGGACGTCGTGCGCGACTGGCGCGAATACGTTGGACGCCTGCTGGTTGATATCAACAGCGTGCTGCCAGCCCATACGCTGTTTTCCATTTTCAAGATCGATGACGAGATGTTCGATCTGGAGGTTTTCTGGCTGGGGCCGGTCACCGAGCGAACCCGCATCATGATGGAGCAGCATATTCGCAAGGAATTGGCTGCCTTGCCGAGCTTCGGGGATATCGGCGTGTGCAATATCCACCACCATCTTTCCGGCACGCAAGGTGAGCCCATCGAGCTGTCGGAGGACGAGGTTGCGCTGCGCGTCAAATCCTTCTTCGTCGATAAACCGAAGATCGGCGGTATCGTCGGCATCGGCGTGCATGCCGGTGTGCTTGACGACGAGACGCGTTACCTGGTCATGGATAGCGTTTTGTCCACCTTGCTCAATGTCGTCGGCTCGGTCAAGGCTATCTACAAATACACCCGCGACCTCGAGTATTACGCCACCCGCGATCCGCTGACCGACCTTTTCAACCAGCGCGTTTTCTGGGAATTGAGCTCATATGAAATAGGCCGGGCCAAGCGTCACGGCTACAGTTTTGGCTTGTTGCTGATTGACCTCGATAATTTCAAGCTGGTCAATGACAACTACGGCCATACCGTCGGCGATACCTATCTCCAGCGTCTGGCGCGCCAGGTGCAGGGGGCATTGCGCGATGGCGATATTCTTGCCCGCTACGGCGGAGACGAGTTTGTCGTGCTCCTGCCGGAAGCCGAGACCGACGCCGTGGTCATGGTTGCCGAGCGGGTTCGCCAGGCGATCGAGTCGCTCGACGTGGCGACGCCGCAGGACGCCCACGTGCGCGGTACGGCATCGATCGGCCTGGCGGTTTTCCCTGACCATGCCGACAACGCCAAGGATCTGCTGCTCTTTGCCGACAACATGATGTATCGGGCCAAGGCGGCCGGCAAAGGGCAAGTCACCGTACCGACTCAGGACGATATCGTTTCGGTATTCCGCGACATCACCCAAAAGAGCGTCATGGTCCTCGAGGCCATCGAGGCGAAGCGCGTCGTGCCTTTCTTCCAGCCAATTCTGGATATTGCCGAACGGAAGATCGTGGCCTATGAGGTTCTGTCCCGGATCGAACTTGACGGCCAGGTCATCCGCGCCGACGAATTCGTCGAAATTGCCGAAAAGATCGGGGTCATCCACCGGCTCGACATGCTGGTCATCGAACAGGCCTTGACAATCCTCTCGGCCCAGGGGCACCGGGGCGAAATCTTCATCAATCTGTCGCCGCGGGCGCTGGTCTTCAATGAATTTGCCCGCGACCTGCGGCGTCTTGTCACGAAGAGCGGCATCTTGCCGCAGAACATCGTTTTCGAGATTACCGAGCGCGATACCGTCAAAAACCTGTCGTTGCTCGAACGCTTCCTCAATGACCTGAAGAGCGACGGATTCAAGTTGGCGATCGACGATTTCGGCTCCGGCTTTTCATCCTTCCACTACCTGCGTCGCTTCCCGATCGACTATCTCAAGATCGAGGGTGATTTCATCGCCAACATGCTCAACAGCGAGAAGGACCGCACCTTCGTGACCAGCATCCGTTCGCTGGCGCGCGACATGGGCATCACCGTGGTCGCCGAATATGTCGAGTCGGCCGAGGTCCTGGAAGAACTGGTCGGCCTTGAAGTACAACGCGCCCAGGGTTACTACATCGGCCGGCCGGCGCGCAATCTGCTGCCAGTCGATTGGCAGCCGGCCGGGTGA